The Kineothrix sp. MB12-C1 genome includes a window with the following:
- a CDS encoding ABC transporter ATP-binding protein, producing the protein MLRTLKYFYSAAWHEKPAYVVFLLVSILLNAGHPFINLILSKYLLEELVGNRNAEILLIIVAGIVGGNLLFLSLIHIVRTNLAKYDDWFDRYFYDRLSLKSMTMDYPLTENAETLDQGRKADEGMAWYSGGMKGLSESIQLLISYALILSGVISIVVVMSPVLLIVALFAVVGGTFTVWQTGKIQKIEFEKFPKVNRAFGYATRNMLEVKFAKSIRLYNGALMMREQFINTTKKCSDIFYYTANSIGRWNCVGSFVNFLKGLCIYGYLSYKLLTGTISIGDFTLLAGASNNLKDSLQGLLNQIQEVRRKLNFMREYVKFIEIEDTHKAGKETISEETLPIIEFRNVSFRYPSMQEYILKDINITIPGGQHLSVVGLNGAGKTTFIKLLCRLYDVNEGEILLNGVNIKNFDYDTYIKTLAVVFQDFKMFALSLRENIKLGDWEKEVEEQDIKNICALSGLIPKVESLPKGLDTQIYKYFDKEGIEPSGGEMQKLAIARALYKDSPVVILDEPTAALDPIAEYDVYRQFDTLIGGKTAIYISHRLSSCKFCDKIAVFADNTIKEYGTHEELVNLSDGIYAEMFKAQARYYA; encoded by the coding sequence ATGCTTAGAACGTTAAAGTATTTTTATTCTGCAGCATGGCACGAAAAACCTGCCTATGTAGTCTTTTTGCTTGTTAGTATTCTGTTAAATGCGGGGCACCCTTTTATTAACTTGATATTGTCAAAATATTTATTAGAGGAACTGGTGGGCAATAGAAATGCAGAGATATTACTGATTATTGTTGCCGGTATTGTAGGGGGGAATCTTCTTTTCCTAAGTCTGATCCATATCGTACGAACTAATCTGGCGAAGTATGATGATTGGTTCGACCGTTATTTTTATGACCGGCTCAGTCTCAAGTCCATGACAATGGATTATCCCCTTACAGAGAATGCCGAAACCCTGGATCAAGGAAGAAAAGCCGATGAGGGAATGGCATGGTATTCCGGCGGAATGAAAGGACTTAGTGAAAGCATTCAGCTGCTTATCTCCTACGCACTGATTTTATCAGGAGTTATTTCGATCGTAGTGGTAATGAGCCCGGTACTTCTTATCGTCGCCTTATTTGCGGTGGTAGGAGGAACCTTCACGGTATGGCAGACGGGTAAAATACAAAAGATTGAGTTCGAGAAATTTCCGAAAGTAAATAGAGCTTTTGGTTATGCAACGAGGAATATGTTGGAAGTCAAATTTGCAAAAAGCATACGCCTATATAACGGAGCGCTCATGATGCGCGAGCAGTTCATAAATACGACAAAGAAATGCTCCGATATCTTTTATTATACGGCGAACAGTATCGGAAGATGGAACTGCGTAGGAAGTTTTGTCAATTTCTTAAAAGGTCTTTGTATTTACGGCTACTTAAGTTATAAACTCCTTACAGGCACTATTAGTATCGGAGATTTCACTTTGTTAGCCGGTGCCTCCAATAATTTGAAGGATAGTTTACAAGGATTGTTGAATCAGATTCAGGAAGTACGTAGAAAGTTAAACTTTATGAGGGAATATGTAAAGTTTATAGAGATAGAGGATACGCATAAAGCGGGGAAAGAGACTATTTCGGAAGAGACGCTTCCGATTATCGAGTTTCGTAATGTATCATTCCGATATCCGTCCATGCAGGAATATATATTAAAAGATATTAATATTACGATTCCCGGAGGGCAGCATTTATCTGTAGTAGGACTGAATGGGGCAGGTAAAACGACTTTTATCAAGCTTTTATGCCGATTGTATGATGTGAATGAGGGAGAAATCCTATTAAATGGTGTGAATATTAAGAACTTTGATTACGATACTTACATAAAAACATTGGCAGTGGTCTTTCAAGATTTTAAAATGTTCGCTTTGTCCCTACGGGAGAATATAAAACTCGGAGATTGGGAAAAAGAAGTAGAAGAACAGGATATAAAGAATATTTGTGCATTGAGTGGGCTTATACCGAAAGTGGAATCGCTTCCTAAAGGTCTCGACACACAAATATACAAATATTTCGATAAGGAAGGCATTGAACCTTCAGGCGGAGAAATGCAAAAATTGGCTATTGCAAGGGCTCTTTATAAGGACTCTCCGGTTGTTATATTAGATGAGCCTACTGCAGCGCTGGATCCAATTGCAGAATATGATGTTTACAGACAATTCGATACATTAATAGGTGGTAAGACAGCAATTTATATTTCACACAGATTATCCTCCTGCAAATTCTGCGATAAGATAGCCGTATTTGCAGATAATACGATTAAGGAATACGGAACACATGAAGAGCTGGTGAATCTGTCTGATGGGATTTATGCGGAAATGTTCAAAGCACAGGCCAGGTACTATGCGTAA
- a CDS encoding ABC transporter ATP-binding protein, with translation MGARGERRKEQGRYSVWENLRYVIAGILKWQPLVIPCTIIHALAQGLSVYVWLYTVKRIIEIFEQSLEPGLEVQRVLCLVALAAITEFVMLVASNLCDKQAEGRMHDVEYRFALFWTTKVWTMPFCMHGDPEVQKNIFKARRAINSNGNGVAGLHYWSSQLLPNLVRAVMALVLLAIINPVIVILILILSSIRFALINQASIYEKEECENKVAKEAMASWRYREETADFAYGKDIRLFQMQKPLYHLLRKESNFLNQKHILAQNKYARYYVIGDILGFVEEGAAYGFLIYKVLFGGLTVADFTLYLGSVHNASTALNEIFTKFIVICSESRHVNDYRDFLESNVEQNNEPIKSSFLKDYTACEEAFKEKSTDFKWDKDAAYEFTFDHVSFQYPGTDSYALKDLSICLKAGEKLAIVGLNGAGKSTFVKLLCRLYEPTEGHIYLNGIDIRQYDLNDYWKLLAPVFQEDESFAFPIAQNVSMQTADIQKREQITKCLHDADLKDKLQELALGIDTYLYKNLNDDGIDLSGGQKQKLMLARSLYKAAPVIVLDEPTAALDAIAESKSYENFNHMAGGRTTVYISHRLSSTKFCDQIAMFEDGELVEYGTHQELMQKGEKYAQLFKVQAQYYADKEETCYA, from the coding sequence ATGGGAGCGCGTGGGGAAAGAAGAAAAGAACAAGGAAGATATTCCGTATGGGAAAACTTGCGGTATGTGATCGCAGGAATTCTAAAATGGCAGCCGCTAGTCATACCTTGTACGATCATTCATGCACTGGCACAGGGGCTAAGCGTCTATGTATGGCTGTATACGGTAAAGCGGATTATTGAGATTTTTGAACAATCGTTAGAACCGGGATTAGAAGTACAAAGGGTATTATGTTTAGTGGCGCTTGCGGCAATCACCGAGTTCGTGATGCTGGTTGCTTCTAATCTATGCGATAAACAGGCAGAGGGCAGAATGCATGATGTGGAGTATCGTTTTGCGCTCTTTTGGACGACAAAAGTTTGGACAATGCCCTTTTGTATGCATGGAGACCCGGAAGTGCAGAAGAATATTTTTAAAGCGAGGAGAGCCATTAACAGTAATGGTAATGGAGTAGCGGGTTTGCATTACTGGTCCAGCCAATTGCTGCCCAACCTGGTAAGGGCAGTTATGGCTCTGGTACTTTTAGCCATAATTAATCCCGTTATTGTTATCTTAATCTTAATCTTATCCTCCATTCGATTCGCGCTCATTAACCAGGCCTCCATTTATGAAAAGGAGGAGTGTGAAAATAAGGTGGCGAAAGAAGCGATGGCGAGCTGGAGATATAGGGAAGAGACGGCAGACTTTGCATACGGAAAAGATATTCGTCTATTTCAAATGCAAAAGCCATTATATCACTTGCTTCGGAAAGAAAGTAACTTTCTGAATCAGAAGCATATATTGGCACAAAATAAATATGCAAGATATTATGTCATCGGTGATATCCTCGGGTTTGTAGAGGAGGGGGCTGCCTATGGCTTTCTCATTTATAAAGTTCTTTTTGGCGGATTAACAGTAGCTGACTTTACTTTATATCTGGGAAGTGTACATAATGCATCCACTGCTTTGAATGAAATATTTACAAAGTTTATCGTAATATGTAGCGAAAGCCGCCATGTGAATGATTACCGGGACTTTTTGGAAAGCAATGTCGAACAGAATAATGAACCTATAAAGAGCAGTTTTTTGAAAGATTATACTGCATGTGAAGAAGCCTTTAAAGAAAAGAGCACAGATTTTAAATGGGATAAGGACGCTGCTTATGAATTTACGTTCGATCATGTTTCTTTTCAGTATCCCGGGACCGATAGCTATGCGCTGAAAGATTTGTCCATTTGCTTAAAAGCCGGCGAAAAGCTGGCCATCGTGGGATTGAATGGGGCCGGAAAATCCACCTTTGTTAAACTTCTATGCAGATTATATGAGCCTACCGAAGGGCATATTTATTTGAACGGTATAGATATTAGACAATACGACCTAAATGATTACTGGAAGTTACTTGCACCGGTCTTTCAGGAAGATGAAAGCTTCGCATTTCCTATCGCTCAGAACGTATCGATGCAAACGGCTGATATACAGAAACGGGAGCAAATTACAAAATGCCTGCATGATGCAGATCTGAAAGATAAGCTTCAAGAGCTGGCGCTCGGTATAGATACCTATTTGTATAAGAATCTGAACGATGATGGAATCGATCTTTCCGGTGGACAGAAGCAGAAGCTGATGTTAGCGAGGTCTTTATATAAAGCTGCACCGGTGATAGTGTTGGACGAACCGACGGCAGCTCTGGATGCAATAGCAGAAAGCAAATCCTATGAGAATTTCAATCATATGGCGGGCGGAAGAACCACGGTCTATATTTCTCATAGGTTATCAAGCACCAAGTTCTGTGATCAGATTGCCATGTTCGAAGATGGAGAGCTGGTAGAATACGGTACCCACCAAGAGCTGATGCAAAAAGGAGAAAAATACGCACAGCTTTTCAAGGTACAGGCTCAGTATTATGCGGATAAGGAGGAAACTTGTTATGCTTAG
- the thrS gene encoding threonine--tRNA ligase: MKITLKDGSSKEYEAAMSVMDIAADISEGLARAACAGEIDGEVVDIRTTVDRDCSLNILTANDKAGLQVVRHTASHVLAEAVKRLYPAAKLAIGPSIDNGFYYDFEHEPFTREDLDKLEAEMKKIIKEGNRLEKFTLSREEAIQFMEEKCEPYKVELIRDLPEDSVISFYSQGDFVDLCAGPHLANTKGIKAFKLISSSGAYWRGNSDNTMLQRIYGTAFNKKEELTDYLEYLENVKKRDHNKLGREMELFTTVDVIGQGLPLLMPKGAKIIQTMQRWIEDEEEKRGYMRTKTPLMAKKDLYVISDHWDHYKEGMFVLGDEEDEKAEVFALRPMTCPFQYYVYKQSQKSYRDLPCRYGETSTLFRNEDSGEMHGLTRVRQFTISEGHLIVRPDQVEEEFKGCVDLAKYCMTTLGLQDDVSYRLSLWDPNKQEKYLGNAELWDEVQNMMRTILNHIGIEYTEEEGEAAFYGPKLDIQAKNVYGKEDTMITIQLDMFLAERFDMSFVDKDGEKKRPYIIHRTSMGCYERTLAWLIEKYEGKFPTWLCPEQVRVLPISEKYEAYALEVEAKLKENGILATMDNRSEKIGFKIREARLSKIPYMLVVGQKEEEDQTVSVRSRFAGDEGVKPLEDFTDQICKEIRTKEIRKEDAVEQ, from the coding sequence ATGAAGATTACATTAAAAGATGGAAGCAGTAAAGAATATGAAGCTGCGATGAGTGTGATGGATATTGCGGCGGATATCAGCGAAGGGCTTGCGAGAGCAGCTTGTGCCGGTGAGATAGATGGTGAGGTAGTTGATATCAGAACGACAGTAGACCGCGATTGCAGTTTAAATATTTTAACCGCTAACGATAAAGCGGGACTTCAGGTCGTGAGACATACGGCTTCTCATGTGTTGGCGGAAGCGGTAAAGAGGCTGTACCCGGCGGCAAAGCTTGCAATCGGGCCGAGTATCGATAATGGCTTTTATTATGACTTTGAGCATGAACCGTTTACGAGAGAAGATTTAGATAAGTTGGAAGCGGAGATGAAGAAGATCATTAAGGAAGGCAACCGGTTGGAGAAATTCACCCTTTCCAGAGAAGAAGCGATTCAATTTATGGAAGAAAAGTGCGAACCTTATAAGGTGGAGCTGATTAGAGACCTTCCGGAGGATTCCGTGATTTCTTTTTACAGCCAGGGCGATTTTGTGGACTTATGTGCGGGGCCGCATCTTGCGAATACAAAGGGAATTAAGGCATTTAAGCTGATTTCTTCCTCAGGCGCTTATTGGAGAGGTAATTCCGATAATACGATGCTCCAAAGAATCTACGGTACTGCGTTTAACAAAAAGGAAGAGCTGACGGATTATCTGGAATATCTGGAAAACGTAAAGAAACGTGACCATAACAAATTGGGACGCGAGATGGAGCTTTTTACAACGGTTGACGTTATCGGTCAGGGACTTCCGCTGTTGATGCCAAAGGGCGCGAAAATCATTCAGACGATGCAGCGCTGGATAGAGGATGAAGAAGAAAAGCGCGGTTATATGAGAACGAAAACACCTCTTATGGCAAAAAAAGATTTATATGTGATTTCCGATCATTGGGATCATTATAAAGAAGGAATGTTCGTATTGGGAGATGAAGAGGATGAGAAAGCGGAAGTGTTCGCCCTTCGTCCGATGACCTGCCCGTTCCAGTATTATGTTTATAAGCAGAGCCAGAAATCTTATCGCGACCTTCCTTGCCGCTATGGTGAGACTTCCACACTTTTCAGAAATGAGGATTCGGGAGAAATGCACGGGCTTACCCGCGTTCGTCAATTCACGATTTCGGAAGGACATTTAATTGTACGTCCGGATCAAGTGGAAGAAGAGTTCAAGGGCTGTGTGGATTTGGCGAAGTATTGTATGACAACACTGGGACTTCAGGATGATGTAAGCTATCGCCTGTCGTTATGGGACCCGAATAAGCAGGAAAAATATCTCGGAAACGCTGAGCTTTGGGATGAAGTACAAAATATGATGCGTACGATTTTAAATCATATCGGTATCGAATATACGGAGGAAGAGGGGGAAGCAGCTTTCTACGGCCCTAAGCTGGATATTCAGGCTAAGAACGTATATGGCAAAGAAGATACGATGATTACGATACAGCTCGATATGTTCCTTGCGGAACGTTTTGATATGAGCTTTGTGGATAAGGACGGTGAAAAGAAAAGACCTTATATTATCCATAGAACTTCGATGGGCTGCTATGAGAGAACGTTGGCATGGCTGATTGAAAAATACGAAGGAAAGTTCCCTACCTGGCTTTGCCCGGAACAGGTACGTGTCCTTCCCATTTCCGAAAAATACGAAGCTTATGCGCTTGAAGTGGAAGCGAAGCTGAAGGAAAACGGAATACTTGCAACTATGGATAACCGCTCTGAAAAAATTGGCTTCAAGATCCGGGAAGCGAGACTTTCCAAGATTCCATATATGTTAGTAGTCGGACAGAAAGAGGAAGAGGATCAGACGGTATCGGTGAGAAGCCGCTTTGCAGGAGATGAAGGAGTGAAGCCTCTGGAAGATTTCACAGATCAGATTTGCAAAGAAATCAGAACGAAAGAAATTCGCAAAGAGGATGCAGTTGAGCAATAA
- a CDS encoding SEC-C metal-binding domain-containing protein: MALLKQWHDMAYSETANKGDLQRLWADYFQKEKEIYADLLRNQEEVVKGTVKELAEKYDVDLLTMAGFLDGINDSLKEANPIDDMEEDTEVSLDFDNELLYKNMVGAGADWLYELEEWNAILDEDKRKELYRIQKASTTVVKEDKIYPNDPCPCGSGKKYKKCCGKN, translated from the coding sequence ATGGCATTATTAAAACAGTGGCATGATATGGCTTATTCAGAAACAGCAAATAAAGGAGATTTACAGAGACTCTGGGCAGACTATTTTCAGAAAGAAAAAGAAATCTATGCAGATCTTTTGAGGAATCAGGAAGAAGTAGTAAAAGGTACCGTAAAGGAGCTGGCAGAAAAGTACGATGTTGATCTTCTGACTATGGCAGGATTTCTTGACGGCATCAATGACAGCTTAAAAGAAGCGAACCCCATCGATGATATGGAAGAGGATACGGAAGTAAGCCTGGATTTCGATAATGAACTTCTTTATAAGAATATGGTCGGAGCAGGAGCGGACTGGCTGTATGAACTGGAAGAGTGGAATGCTATCCTCGATGAGGACAAAAGGAAAGAACTTTACAGAATTCAGAAAGCATCTACAACAGTCGTAAAAGAAGATAAAATATATCCTAACGATCCATGTCCTTGCGGAAGCGGTAAAAAATATAAGAAATGCTGCGGCAAAAATTAA
- a CDS encoding sensor domain-containing diguanylate cyclase/phosphohydrolase has translation MKILMIKYWKDKWKTMREDILKREGAKICIIYMLIGFAWIYFSDMAVDAFFRNERIRLMINTYKGMFYVLCTALIIYYLISGLLKKVENMKKMLNESYDELSASNEELQSYVEELTATEEELRVQYGQIVEYGEKLKVSEEKYKSLITEMQLGLALYVGEPGDELSQYRIMDANHSHEVLTGLKKRDVLGKRFCEVHENMEPENMEKLVRTARTGKPARYERFQERTRYYYEIIAYRPMENQLAIIVNDITKRKQAESRLNFLSYHDQLTGLFNRRFFDEALIALDKEENYPLMITMIDINGLKLINDSFGHSAGDLYIKKVASVLSEGTRKQDIVCRQAGDEFIIFSPNTGEEEMKQLIGNMEKAASKQSVNSVPLSLAFGYCAKRNAEEPITDTVKNAETYMYKKKVLESASVKGKTLYTIMATLHEKNPREEEHSRRVSQLCEMMGIAMGLREDEIKELKAVGILHDIGKVAIEEGILNKPGSLDECEWEEIRKHPEIGYRILSTINDFSEMSEYVLAHHERWDGKGYPKGLAGEEIPLPSRLIAIADAYDAMRSERSYRKALSKEYAIDQLKKGAGTQFCEKSVNVFLEKVVNSEDLYEDVL, from the coding sequence ATGAAAATTCTCATGATAAAATACTGGAAAGATAAATGGAAAACGATGAGGGAAGATATTTTGAAGCGTGAGGGCGCCAAAATATGTATCATTTACATGCTTATAGGATTTGCCTGGATTTATTTTTCAGATATGGCGGTAGATGCTTTTTTCAGGAATGAACGTATTCGATTGATGATCAATACTTATAAGGGGATGTTTTATGTCCTCTGTACGGCACTCATTATTTACTATCTCATATCCGGTCTTCTGAAGAAGGTGGAGAATATGAAGAAAATGTTGAATGAAAGCTATGATGAGTTATCGGCTTCTAATGAAGAACTGCAGTCTTACGTAGAAGAGTTGACGGCCACAGAAGAGGAATTGCGTGTGCAATATGGACAGATTGTAGAATACGGTGAAAAGCTGAAAGTGAGCGAAGAGAAATACAAATCCCTGATTACAGAGATGCAGCTTGGCTTGGCCCTCTACGTAGGAGAACCGGGGGACGAACTTTCACAATATAGGATAATGGATGCAAATCATAGCCATGAGGTACTGACGGGACTGAAAAAGAGGGATGTCCTTGGGAAGCGATTCTGTGAAGTGCATGAGAATATGGAGCCGGAAAATATGGAGAAACTGGTACGCACGGCACGAACCGGTAAGCCTGCCCGTTATGAAAGATTTCAGGAAAGGACGAGATATTATTATGAAATTATCGCATATCGTCCGATGGAAAATCAGTTGGCAATCATTGTCAATGATATTACTAAGCGAAAACAAGCGGAAAGCCGTTTGAACTTTTTGAGTTATCATGATCAGTTGACAGGGCTGTTCAACCGTAGGTTTTTCGATGAGGCGCTGATCGCATTGGATAAGGAAGAGAATTATCCTCTAATGATTACGATGATAGACATCAATGGTTTAAAACTGATTAACGATTCTTTCGGACATTCCGCGGGAGATTTATATATTAAAAAAGTCGCAAGTGTGCTCAGTGAAGGAACGAGAAAACAAGATATTGTGTGCCGGCAGGCAGGGGATGAATTCATTATCTTTTCGCCAAATACGGGGGAAGAAGAGATGAAGCAGTTAATCGGCAATATGGAAAAGGCAGCGAGTAAGCAATCGGTGAATTCTGTGCCCTTATCCCTGGCTTTTGGCTACTGTGCTAAGAGAAATGCAGAGGAACCGATTACGGATACCGTGAAAAATGCAGAAACCTATATGTATAAGAAAAAAGTTTTGGAAAGTGCCAGTGTAAAAGGGAAAACGCTCTATACAATTATGGCCACACTTCATGAGAAAAATCCGAGGGAAGAAGAGCATTCCCGCAGAGTTTCCCAACTATGCGAAATGATGGGAATCGCTATGGGGTTAAGAGAGGATGAAATAAAGGAATTAAAAGCGGTAGGGATTCTACATGATATTGGAAAAGTTGCTATCGAAGAGGGAATATTAAATAAGCCCGGTTCCTTAGATGAATGTGAATGGGAAGAAATTAGGAAGCATCCGGAAATAGGCTATCGGATTCTTAGCACGATCAATGATTTCTCAGAGATGAGTGAATATGTGCTGGCTCACCATGAAAGATGGGATGGGAAAGGTTATCCTAAGGGACTCGCCGGAGAAGAAATACCCCTTCCGTCACGATTGATTGCGATTGCGGATGCCTATGATGCGATGAGAAGCGAACGAAGCTATCGCAAGGCTTTGTCGAAAGAATATGCAATCGATCAATTGAAGAAAGGGGCCGGAACGCAATTCTGTGAGAAAAGCGTTAACGTATTCTTAGAAAAAGTAGTGAATAGTGAAGATTTATACGAGGATGTTTTATAA
- a CDS encoding HAD family hydrolase: MIKTIIFDIGNVLVGFEWQAFFQKFGYSKEILQRIFKATVESAVWAEYDRGALSDEEIMDAFIANDPEIEKELRESLTNIQGMVVRYDYAIPWVKELKSKGYQVLVLSNFASRAYEDCQDALDFLPYVDGGILSFREKLIKPQPEIYQLIIDRYHLRAEECVFLDDTKVNLAAAEKFGMYTIHFIDQMQAKEELEKLGVI, encoded by the coding sequence ATGATAAAAACAATTATTTTCGATATAGGAAACGTACTGGTAGGATTTGAGTGGCAGGCGTTTTTCCAAAAGTTCGGTTATTCGAAAGAGATATTGCAGAGAATTTTCAAAGCAACGGTGGAAAGTGCTGTTTGGGCTGAATATGACAGAGGAGCTTTATCGGATGAGGAAATTATGGATGCATTTATTGCGAATGATCCGGAGATAGAAAAGGAATTGCGGGAATCCCTTACCAATATTCAAGGAATGGTCGTAAGGTATGATTATGCGATTCCATGGGTAAAAGAATTAAAGAGTAAGGGGTATCAAGTGCTGGTCCTGTCTAATTTCGCGAGCCGTGCTTATGAAGATTGTCAGGATGCTCTTGACTTTCTCCCTTATGTGGACGGTGGAATTCTGTCGTTTAGAGAGAAGCTTATTAAGCCCCAGCCAGAGATTTATCAGCTTATAATAGATAGATATCATTTGAGAGCGGAGGAATGTGTTTTTCTGGATGATACGAAAGTAAATCTGGCAGCGGCAGAGAAGTTTGGTATGTATACCATTCATTTCATCGATCAGATGCAGGCGAAAGAAGAATTAGAAAAGTTAGGTGTTATATAA
- a CDS encoding LysR family transcriptional regulator, translating into MTNNLEYYKVFYYTAKFGSLTLAAEQLSISQPAVSQSLKQLESVIGTKLFIRAAKGIRLTAEGELLFRYVAKGYEQIEIGEKKVAQMLNLELGEVRIGASDMTLRFFLLPYLETFHERYPGIKVTVTNAPTPETLSYLQEGKIDFGVVSSPFDDQPGIRSVKAKEIEDIFVAGCKFIQYKNKMLDLKELEFLPIISLEKRTSTRSYMDAFLEGNEVVMNPEFELATSDMIVQFALRNLGVGSVMKEFATEYLDAGKLFALRFNKIIPKRHFCIVTATDSLISTAAGNLLQVIYEDVKEVKA; encoded by the coding sequence ATGACAAATAACCTCGAATATTATAAAGTATTCTATTATACCGCGAAGTTTGGAAGTTTGACTCTGGCGGCCGAACAGCTCTCGATTTCTCAGCCTGCGGTAAGTCAATCTCTTAAGCAACTTGAGAGTGTCATAGGAACGAAACTTTTCATCAGAGCGGCGAAGGGTATCCGGCTGACAGCAGAGGGAGAGCTGCTATTTCGCTATGTGGCAAAAGGCTATGAGCAGATTGAAATAGGGGAGAAGAAGGTGGCACAGATGCTTAACCTGGAGCTGGGGGAGGTACGTATCGGGGCAAGTGATATGACACTCCGCTTTTTTCTTCTTCCTTATCTGGAGACATTTCATGAACGATATCCTGGCATTAAAGTGACTGTTACCAATGCGCCCACCCCGGAAACCCTTAGCTATTTGCAGGAGGGAAAGATTGATTTTGGAGTGGTAAGCAGCCCCTTTGATGACCAGCCCGGAATTCGGTCTGTGAAGGCGAAGGAGATAGAGGATATTTTCGTTGCAGGATGCAAGTTTATCCAATATAAGAATAAAATGTTGGACTTAAAGGAGTTGGAGTTTCTTCCTATTATTTCTCTGGAAAAGAGGACAAGCACAAGAAGTTATATGGATGCTTTTCTGGAGGGAAATGAAGTTGTGATGAATCCGGAATTCGAATTGGCGACCAGCGATATGATTGTACAGTTTGCTCTGCGTAATCTGGGAGTGGGGAGCGTAATGAAGGAATTTGCTACAGAGTATTTGGATGCAGGGAAGCTATTTGCCCTGCGTTTTAATAAAATTATTCCAAAACGGCATTTTTGTATTGTAACAGCTACGGATAGCCTGATATCTACAGCAGCGGGGAATCTGCTTCAAGTCATATATGAAGATGTGAAAGAAGTGAAGGCATAG